The window GGGGGAACCTTCTCGCCGACGAACGTGGCGATGTCCCCGGCTGGGTCCTGATCACCTTGATGACCGCGGGCCTCGTGGTCGTGATCTGGGCGCTCGCGGGCCCCGCGCTCGCGGATCTGTTCACTCAGGCGATCGACCGCGTCAGCGGGTTCTGAACGATGGCCGACCGGCATTCGCTGCTCGACGACGAAGGGGCAGCCCCCGTCGAGTTCGTGCTGGTCGGTGCCGTCCTGACCTTCCTGACGCTCGCCGTGCTGCAGTTGGGCTTCGCCGTCTACATCCGCAACGTCGTGCACGATGCCGCGGTCGAGGGGGCCTATCACGCCGCACTCGCCGATACGAGCCTCGTGAATGGCGTCGCGCGCACCGAG is drawn from Microbacterium binotii and contains these coding sequences:
- a CDS encoding TadE family protein; the encoded protein is MADRHSLLDDEGAAPVEFVLVGAVLTFLTLAVLQLGFAVYIRNVVHDAAVEGAYHAALADTSLVNGVARTEDVVARVVGDAYPVDVQVAETERFGYPATEITVRATLPVAGLWGVPEALEVTAHAPNESFD